Proteins encoded together in one Lachnospiraceae bacterium JLR.KK008 window:
- the atpF gene encoding F0F1 ATP synthase subunit B, whose amino-acid sequence MDSYLFDLTPQLLHDAVLSMIAVFTLFLIASHFLFQPVRDMLQKRREKIKDELDDAKQNQETAQSLKAEYEEKLRNVEKEAEEILSAARKKALANEAKIIAEAKEEAARIRQRAETEAELEKKKAADDVKKEMVSIASLMAGKVVAASIDATVQDGLIEETLKEIGDTTWLS is encoded by the coding sequence ATGGATTCATATTTATTTGACCTGACACCGCAGCTTCTGCACGACGCTGTGCTCAGTATGATCGCAGTGTTCACCCTGTTTTTGATCGCGTCTCATTTTTTGTTTCAGCCGGTGCGCGACATGTTGCAAAAACGTCGCGAGAAGATCAAAGATGAGCTGGATGATGCAAAGCAGAATCAGGAGACGGCCCAGAGTCTGAAAGCAGAGTATGAAGAGAAGCTGAGAAATGTGGAAAAGGAAGCGGAAGAAATTTTAAGCGCTGCCAGAAAGAAAGCACTTGCAAACGAGGCTAAGATCATTGCAGAGGCCAAAGAGGAGGCTGCGCGGATCAGACAACGCGCCGAGACGGAGGCAGAACTGGAGAAAAAGAAGGCGGCGGATGATGTGAAAAAGGAGATGGTTTCCATTGCATCTCTCATGGCGGGCAAAGTAGTCGCCGCATCGATCGATGCCACGGTTCAGGACGGACTGATCGAGGAGACGTTGAAAGAAATAGGTGATACCACATGGCTAAGCTGA
- the atpB gene encoding F0F1 ATP synthase subunit A translates to MGQGILLSQGAEVDFMIHGVFSYHLFGQELWITTTHICLLIVMLVIIGFCIVANRAVKHASEVPEGFQNVVELIIEKLDGMVEGVMGKNAPAFANYIGTIFIFIFLSNISGLFGLRPPTADYGVTFPLGVMTFATIHFNKFKHQKVKGVIKGLCDPWVFWAPINIIGDFAVPISLSLRLFANVLSGTVMMALVYALLSKIAIIWPAALHVYFDLFSGAIQTYVFCMLTMTYVNDAIEG, encoded by the coding sequence ATGGGACAAGGAATTTTGTTATCCCAGGGAGCAGAAGTGGATTTTATGATCCATGGCGTATTTTCCTATCATCTGTTCGGACAGGAACTGTGGATAACAACGACGCATATTTGTCTGCTCATTGTCATGCTGGTGATCATAGGGTTCTGCATTGTGGCGAACCGGGCAGTGAAACATGCGTCTGAAGTACCGGAGGGGTTTCAAAATGTGGTCGAGCTGATCATAGAGAAACTGGACGGCATGGTGGAAGGCGTTATGGGAAAAAATGCGCCTGCATTTGCAAACTATATCGGTACAATCTTTATCTTTATATTCCTGAGCAACATTTCAGGCCTGTTTGGACTGAGGCCGCCGACGGCAGACTACGGTGTCACATTCCCCCTTGGGGTGATGACATTCGCGACCATTCACTTTAACAAGTTCAAACATCAGAAAGTAAAAGGCGTGATCAAGGGATTGTGCGACCCCTGGGTGTTTTGGGCACCGATCAATATTATCGGCGACTTTGCCGTGCCGATTTCTCTGTCGCTGCGTCTTTTTGCCAACGTACTCTCAGGAACTGTTATGATGGCGCTTGTATATGCGTTGCTCTCCAAAATCGCCATTATCTGGCCGGCGGCACTGCATGTATATTTTGATCTGTTTTCCGGAGCGATACAGACGTATGTGTTCTGTATGCTTACTATGACATATGTAAATGATGCAATAGAAGGATAA
- a CDS encoding F0F1 ATP synthase subunit delta, whose translation MAKLISKTYGEALFELAVEENKVDSFMEEIRVLREILAENKELDRLMNHPKITKEEKTQVIKNIFEGRIDSELLGFLCLIIAKDRYGEADSILQYFLDQVKELKGIGVAYVTTPEALKKEQRQQIAEKLLKTTKYRRMEMHYSRDKSLIGGMVIRIGDRVVDSSIKTKLDVLQKQLMKIQLV comes from the coding sequence ATGGCTAAGCTGATTTCCAAAACATACGGAGAAGCGCTTTTCGAGCTTGCCGTAGAAGAGAATAAAGTGGATTCCTTTATGGAGGAGATTCGTGTACTGCGGGAAATCCTTGCGGAGAACAAGGAGCTGGACCGCCTGATGAATCATCCGAAGATCACGAAGGAAGAAAAGACCCAGGTGATCAAAAATATATTTGAAGGAAGAATCGACAGTGAGCTGTTGGGATTCCTCTGTCTGATCATTGCAAAGGACCGCTATGGTGAGGCGGACAGTATTTTGCAGTATTTTCTGGATCAGGTGAAGGAGCTGAAAGGTATTGGAGTCGCCTATGTGACGACGCCGGAGGCTCTGAAGAAAGAGCAGAGGCAGCAGATTGCTGAAAAGTTGTTGAAGACAACAAAGTATCGACGGATGGAGATGCACTATTCCAGAGACAAGAGCCTGATCGGCGGCATGGTCATCCGCATCGGAGACAGAGTTGTGGACAGCAGCATCAAAACGAAGCTGGATGTGCTGCAAAAGCAGCTTATGAAAATACAGTTGGTATAA
- the atpE gene encoding ATP synthase F0 subunit C, translating into MDFNTNFILGCSAIGAGLAVIAGIGPGVGQGIAAGHAAAAVGRNPGAKSDITSTMLLGQAVAETTGLYGLLIAMLLLFVKPLMP; encoded by the coding sequence ATGGATTTCAACACAAACTTTATTTTAGGATGTTCCGCGATCGGTGCCGGACTCGCAGTGATTGCAGGTATCGGACCTGGTGTAGGGCAGGGTATTGCAGCTGGCCATGCAGCAGCAGCAGTTGGCAGAAACCCGGGTGCAAAGTCGGATATTACCTCTACCATGCTTCTTGGTCAGGCGGTAGCGGAGACGACAGGTCTTTATGGCTTGCTGATCGCTATGCTTCTGTTATTCGTAAAACCGTTGATGCCATAA